One window of the Brevibacterium limosum genome contains the following:
- a CDS encoding YqeB family protein — protein MDKPQQKNDSTAQQPQAATFALGRADVVVIGLACIGIGVALGFFLPALGSIAATFPIPFGDVIEKLSRFDQAWVVIARPIIGGALGLIAAFVISASTTPLVIDEHGIIIGRDDDHPLRISRASFSTAYFADGKLVVVTEGGHQAFKGDIEGKKAAIAEAFTSRGYRWGEI, from the coding sequence ATGGATAAGCCCCAGCAGAAGAACGACTCCACCGCCCAGCAGCCCCAAGCCGCGACGTTCGCGCTCGGTCGCGCCGATGTCGTCGTCATCGGTCTCGCCTGCATCGGCATCGGCGTGGCGCTCGGATTCTTCCTGCCCGCACTCGGATCGATTGCCGCGACATTCCCCATCCCCTTCGGCGACGTCATCGAGAAGCTCAGCCGCTTCGACCAGGCGTGGGTCGTCATCGCCCGACCGATCATCGGCGGAGCACTCGGACTCATCGCCGCCTTCGTCATCTCCGCCTCGACCACTCCCCTGGTCATCGATGAGCACGGAATCATCATCGGAAGAGACGACGACCACCCGCTGCGCATCTCCCGCGCCTCGTTCTCGACCGCATATTTCGCCGACGGCAAGCTCGTCGTCGTCACCGAAGGCGGGCATCAGGCCTTCAAGGGAGATATCGAGGGCAAGAAAGCCGCGATCGCCGAGGCCTTCACCTCCCGTGGATATCGCTGGGGCGAGATCTGA